The window AAAAGCATGACAACAATTGTTGCTGACAGCAGTGATTTGTCTGCTATCGAAAAGTTCCGTCCGCTGGATGCAACCACCAATCCATCCCTGATTACCGCCGCCGCCAATCAGCCCGAAAACCGCGCGCTGATTGAAAATGCATTTGCCCAAGCCAAGGCCGAAGGCTATGCCAATGATGAACTGATTGAGCGCACCATTGACATTTTAACCGTCAAATTGGGCGCGGAAATTCTCAAGCTGATTAAAGGCCGTGTTTCTACCGAAGTAGATGCCGCCCTGTCCTACGACACAGAAGCGACCATTGCCAAAGCCAAAGAGCTGCTGGCGCTGTACAAGCAGTACGGCATTGAGCAAAACCGCATTTTAATTAAGATCGCCTCGACCTGGGAAGGCATTCAGGCCGCGAAAGCGCTGGAAGCTGAAGGCGTGCATTGCAACCTGACCCTGCTGTTCGGCCTGCATCAGGCGCAGGCCTGCGCCGAAGCTGGCGTTACGCTGATTTCACCTTTTGTCGGCCGCATTCTGGACTGGTATAAAAAGGCTGAAAATGTCAGCAGCTACCCGGTTGAGCAAGACCCCGGCGTGCTGTCCGTAAAGCAGATTTACCACTACTACAAGCAGCGCAGCGTTAAAACTGAAATTATGGGCGCCAGCTTCCGCAGCATTGACCAGGTGCTTGGCCTTGCCGGCTGTGACTTGCTGACCGTTGCGCCAAACCTGCTTGCAGAGCTGGAGCAGGACACCCGCGAAGTTCAGCTTCAGCTGTCTGAAAAGCAGTCGCAGGCCTCTTCTGAGCAGCTGTTTGACACTCTGGACAGAGAGTCATTTAAGGCGCTGCTGGAGCATGACTTAATGGCATTCCAGCTGCTGCAAAGCGGCGTTGACGGCTTTATTAAGGCGCGTGAGCAGCTCAGCACTTTGCTGCGCCAGTCTTTCGGCTATGATGCGGAAATTCAAGCCTGATCTGAATTTTCTATTTCTTTATCCGGGCCGATGCTGCACTATAGCGGCGCATCGGCCTTTTATGCGAGTTTCCAGTGTTTGGCGTCACAGATTTACCCACCTATATTATCGGCACAATGCTGATTGTGCTCTTGCCGGGCCCCAACTCCATTTACGTCATGACCATCGCTTCGCGCTACGGCATCAAGGCCGGCTATGTCAGCGCTTTTGGCGTTTATACCGGCGACATGCTGCTGATTATTCTGACAGCGCTGGGCGCAGCCTCTTTGCTGCATGCCTTTCCGTGGCTGTTTATCCTGCTGAAAATTGTCGGCGCGGCCTACCTCAGCTATTTAGGCATTAAATTATTAATCGCAGCCTATACAACATGGACGGCGACGCCAGCGCCTGAACAGGTGCAGCGCAAGCAGGAAAGCCTTGAGCAGCAGCGCCCTTTCCGCACGGCGCTGACCATCAGCATTTTAAACCCGAAAGCGATTCTGTTTTACCTGTCGTTCTTTGTGCAGTTTGTTGACCCTGCATACCCATACCCTGCGCTGACCTTTGCCGCGCTGGCCGTTGTGCTGCAGATCATCAGCATGAGCTATCTGACCGTTTTAATTTTCTCCGGCTCCAAGCTCGCATCATTTTTCACGCACCGCTATAAACTGACCGCCTGCTGCGTGGCAGCCGTTGGCCTGCTGTTTTGCGGTTTCGGCCTGAAGCTGGCAACCTCTACCCTGTAATGCCAGCTGCAACACGCCTTTGCTTTTGACCGCGGAATTTTCACCAAAAAGTTAATTTTTTATGCAGCTTTGCGCTTTCCGGCTAAATATGAATAGCGTATGATTATTACGCTTTTCAACCAATAAGAAGCGCTAACAGCAGCAATGGACTATGCAAAAAATTCTGAATGACTTCTCTGTGCCTGCCGTCTTTGCAGGCTTTATCACCTTTCTGGTCGGCATCAGCGTATCCGCCGTTCTGGTTATTCAGGCTGCGCAAACGCTGGGCGCAAACACGGAGCAAATCACCTCCTGGTTTTGGGCGCTGGGCTTAGGCATTGGCTTAAGCGGCTTAATTCTGTCCTGGAAGTTCAAATACCCGGTGGCGACCTCGTGGTCTACTGCAGGCTTGGCCTTAATTTTGGCGACCGGCAGCGGCTACAGCTTAAATGAAGCGATTGGCGCATTTCTGGTCTGCGGCCTGCTGACTGCAGCCTTAGGCTTTCTGGGCATTTTTGAAAGAGTGCTGTCCTATATTCCGCAAAGCTTAACCAGCGCCATGCTGGCAGGCGTACTGCTGAAATTCGGCATCGCGCTCTTTGCCAGCATGCAAAATGAATGGGCATTTATTCTGTCGCTGCTGGCGGCCTATATTCTGTCCAAGCGCTTTTGGCCGCGCTACAGCATTGTAATTACCGTCATTGCCGGCATCGCCCTGTGCCCGCTGTTCCTGAATTTCAGCATGCCTGCGCTGGACTTCGGCTTAGCCCAGCCGGTTTGGGTCAGCCCTGAATTCAGCAGTTCCGCCATTTTAGGCTTGGCTCTGCCGCTGTTTGTAATCAACATGGCGTCACAGTACCTGCCGGGCCTCGC is drawn from Acinetobacter sp. WCHAc010034 and contains these coding sequences:
- the leuE gene encoding leucine efflux protein LeuE, with amino-acid sequence MFGVTDLPTYIIGTMLIVLLPGPNSIYVMTIASRYGIKAGYVSAFGVYTGDMLLIILTALGAASLLHAFPWLFILLKIVGAAYLSYLGIKLLIAAYTTWTATPAPEQVQRKQESLEQQRPFRTALTISILNPKAILFYLSFFVQFVDPAYPYPALTFAALAVVLQIISMSYLTVLIFSGSKLASFFTHRYKLTACCVAAVGLLFCGFGLKLATSTL
- a CDS encoding benzoate/H(+) symporter BenE family transporter — translated: MQKILNDFSVPAVFAGFITFLVGISVSAVLVIQAAQTLGANTEQITSWFWALGLGIGLSGLILSWKFKYPVATSWSTAGLALILATGSGYSLNEAIGAFLVCGLLTAALGFLGIFERVLSYIPQSLTSAMLAGVLLKFGIALFASMQNEWAFILSLLAAYILSKRFWPRYSIVITVIAGIALCPLFLNFSMPALDFGLAQPVWVSPEFSSSAILGLALPLFVINMASQYLPGLAMIKSYGYQPHVNHLIGWTGTAQALLAPFGCYSVNIAAISAAISLDDQAHADPSKRYIAGISCGFFYILMGLFAATLTSFLMSFPAVFITALAGIALLGTISHNIAIAFHEASGREAALLTFLFSASGIQFFGIGSAFWGLIFGFAVHFILKLRK
- the tal gene encoding transaldolase, producing MTHSALDQLKSMTTIVADSSDLSAIEKFRPLDATTNPSLITAAANQPENRALIENAFAQAKAEGYANDELIERTIDILTVKLGAEILKLIKGRVSTEVDAALSYDTEATIAKAKELLALYKQYGIEQNRILIKIASTWEGIQAAKALEAEGVHCNLTLLFGLHQAQACAEAGVTLISPFVGRILDWYKKAENVSSYPVEQDPGVLSVKQIYHYYKQRSVKTEIMGASFRSIDQVLGLAGCDLLTVAPNLLAELEQDTREVQLQLSEKQSQASSEQLFDTLDRESFKALLEHDLMAFQLLQSGVDGFIKAREQLSTLLRQSFGYDAEIQA